From the Leptospira biflexa serovar Patoc strain 'Patoc 1 (Paris)' genome, one window contains:
- a CDS encoding DUF3052 family protein, which yields MKTQQVGYSGKSVIQKLGFKENMILLFLHLPKDQNLKEWGEMPGNIRIVKSLQKELDCIHFFTKQISEYKTILPTLIPYLKGNGMIWVSWPKKSSKVPTGLNENLIREFALELGLVDIKVCAIDEIWSGLKLVIRKSNR from the coding sequence ATGAAAACACAACAAGTTGGTTACTCAGGAAAGTCGGTCATTCAAAAATTAGGATTTAAGGAAAATATGATTCTATTGTTTCTCCATTTACCGAAGGATCAAAATCTGAAGGAATGGGGAGAGATGCCTGGAAACATAAGGATTGTGAAATCATTACAAAAGGAATTGGATTGTATTCATTTTTTCACCAAACAAATCTCTGAATACAAAACCATATTGCCAACTCTCATTCCTTATCTAAAGGGAAATGGAATGATTTGGGTTTCGTGGCCAAAAAAATCTTCAAAGGTTCCTACAGGCTTAAACGAAAATTTGATCCGTGAGTTTGCTTTAGAATTAGGTTTAGTCGACATTAAAGTTTGTGCCATTGATGAGATTTGGTCTGGACTCAAATTAGTGATTCGTAAATCCAATCGATGA
- a CDS encoding methyl-accepting chemotaxis protein: MLTIADLWKQGKIIINRIRFGLVLLFLLAMIGAKDEFQPKMFLIHMIGTGTMGFYCAIAYVLERKTNPPTWFHKILILMDTLVLSLTIILDCSLSLQEAEAALANAVVYFIFFFNAIYSGFLGDRKFVLINSFLGSTLSAIALIVAVNIGGVQLSVDPEQSRQIGYVGLAGEVMKPIFIMIAGYIVSLLVQLLTKISSLAEIKADEAEVLLNQTKERSKVSANAAIKLEGSISNFSKFVSDTSVKLESQAASLEEITAVISELSSSFESNGASIEEQNNKVQNMVADTVELKETVDQILIQSEQLVEIAEINKKESMSVTEVADQTASHLESIQASFDQVNEINNIVAEIGEKTNLLALNASIEAARAGDVGKGFAVVANEVSKLAEFTKNNVKRISTVVKSSKEIITNARNASKNTGELAKSQIDRLNQTLVQIQNMNQLYIEQRNTLSSILTELSQIRELSNQIAGSTKEQLLGQKEASKGIIQLEMEVNEISRASKDLEEHIQMIKDESNKLASMSQS, translated from the coding sequence GTGTTAACAATCGCAGATCTTTGGAAACAAGGCAAAATCATCATCAACCGAATTCGATTCGGATTAGTTTTATTATTCCTACTTGCGATGATTGGCGCTAAAGACGAATTCCAACCTAAAATGTTCCTCATTCATATGATAGGGACAGGCACAATGGGATTTTATTGTGCAATTGCATACGTTCTCGAAAGAAAAACAAACCCACCCACTTGGTTTCACAAAATCCTCATCCTCATGGATACTCTTGTTCTCTCACTTACCATCATCTTGGATTGTTCCTTAAGTTTGCAAGAAGCGGAAGCGGCACTTGCCAACGCGGTTGTGTACTTTATCTTTTTCTTTAATGCAATCTATTCTGGGTTCTTAGGAGATCGTAAATTTGTTTTAATCAACTCATTTTTAGGATCCACATTAAGTGCAATTGCTTTGATCGTTGCTGTCAATATTGGTGGAGTCCAACTTTCCGTTGATCCTGAACAATCAAGACAGATCGGTTATGTTGGACTTGCTGGTGAAGTGATGAAACCAATATTTATCATGATCGCGGGATACATTGTAAGTTTACTTGTCCAGCTACTAACAAAGATTAGTTCACTTGCAGAAATCAAAGCAGACGAAGCAGAAGTTCTCTTAAATCAAACCAAAGAACGAAGTAAAGTTTCCGCAAACGCCGCCATCAAACTAGAAGGTTCCATCAGCAATTTTAGTAAATTTGTATCTGACACATCTGTAAAATTGGAATCACAAGCTGCTTCCTTAGAAGAAATCACTGCAGTCATTTCTGAACTATCTAGTTCTTTCGAATCCAATGGTGCCTCAATAGAAGAACAAAACAACAAAGTACAAAATATGGTCGCCGATACTGTGGAACTAAAGGAAACCGTTGATCAAATTTTGATCCAAAGTGAACAATTGGTGGAAATTGCAGAGATCAATAAAAAAGAAAGTATGTCAGTCACAGAAGTAGCAGACCAAACGGCATCCCATTTGGAATCCATCCAAGCATCTTTTGATCAAGTGAACGAAATCAATAACATTGTCGCAGAGATTGGCGAAAAGACCAACTTACTTGCATTAAATGCTTCGATTGAAGCCGCTCGTGCTGGAGATGTTGGGAAAGGATTCGCTGTTGTCGCCAATGAAGTGAGTAAACTAGCAGAATTTACAAAAAATAACGTAAAAAGAATTTCAACTGTTGTCAAAAGTTCAAAAGAAATTATCACCAATGCTCGGAATGCCTCCAAGAATACGGGTGAATTAGCAAAATCACAAATCGATAGACTGAATCAAACATTGGTCCAAATCCAAAATATGAACCAACTTTATATCGAACAAAGAAATACACTATCGTCCATTCTTACGGAACTTTCGCAAATCCGTGAATTATCGAATCAAATTGCCGGATCTACAAAAGAACAGTTGTTAGGTCAGAAAGAAGCATCCAAAGGGATCATCCAACTGGAAATGGAAGTCAATGAAATTAGTCGTGCTTCCAAAGACTTAGAAGAACACATCCAAATGATCAAAGACGAATCAAATAAACTGGCATCAATGAGCCAGAGTTAA
- a CDS encoding alpha/beta hydrolase, with product MESNSTIVRSFNRTYPITMEEKWEFARKKPMFFGYVAAQVFLSTQKQKPSRKEMDVLALAEQKEFQEREHRIQYFHWKGEKETILLVHGWNGHTGNFSRIIPALIAEGYNVFGIDLPGHGFSSGRYSNIVLSAKMVRRLIQDIGNPNYIITHSFGAAVSTVAQELGVVAEKLVYIAPPLRLEILRENFSEYYQLSEEESESMRLLIERKVKKPLSSLDLGKSGPKFHNSLLVIHDEDDLEIPLEMGIAVSNAWKHSKLVQTKGLGHKMILRTESVKDEIIQFLKAGD from the coding sequence ATGGAATCAAATAGCACGATCGTTCGTTCTTTTAACAGAACGTATCCAATCACGATGGAAGAAAAATGGGAATTTGCCAGAAAAAAACCAATGTTTTTTGGTTATGTGGCCGCTCAAGTTTTCTTATCCACCCAAAAGCAAAAACCTTCCAGAAAGGAAATGGATGTTTTGGCACTTGCAGAACAAAAAGAATTCCAAGAAAGGGAACACCGGATCCAATACTTTCATTGGAAGGGAGAAAAAGAAACGATCCTACTTGTACATGGATGGAATGGACATACTGGAAATTTTTCAAGGATCATCCCCGCTCTCATCGCGGAAGGTTATAATGTTTTTGGCATTGATTTACCGGGACATGGATTTTCCTCAGGAAGGTATTCCAATATTGTATTGTCTGCTAAGATGGTGAGGCGTCTCATCCAAGACATTGGAAATCCAAATTATATCATCACACATTCTTTTGGAGCGGCAGTATCAACCGTGGCACAGGAATTAGGTGTTGTTGCAGAGAAGTTGGTTTATATTGCCCCTCCCTTACGATTGGAAATTCTTAGAGAAAATTTCAGTGAGTATTACCAACTGAGTGAAGAAGAAAGTGAGTCGATGCGATTATTAATTGAAAGAAAAGTGAAAAAACCACTGAGTAGTTTGGATTTAGGAAAATCGGGACCAAAATTTCACAATTCCCTCCTTGTGATTCACGATGAAGATGATTTGGAAATTCCATTGGAAATGGGGATTGCAGTTTCGAACGCATGGAAACATTCTAAGCTAGTGCAAACAAAAGGCCTCGGCCACAAAATGATCTTGCGAACCGAGAGTGTCAAAGATGAGATCATTCAATTTCTGAAAGCAGGGGATTGA
- a CDS encoding TetR/AcrR family transcriptional regulator: protein MGKGEDTKSLILDKAVQMASVQGLEGLTIGSLADELGMSKSGLFAKFASKENLQIEVLRVGSELFRRNVVYPALKTKPGLARLKMAFQMWLSWANTESLPGGCLFLASSSEFDDRPGVVRDHLKKTQLSWQNTLKQFVQDAKDCLELDANTNVDKMVQEIWGLILGFHFYNRLLEDKNSEKRTKQSFNELIKRHKYDF from the coding sequence ATGGGCAAAGGTGAGGACACAAAATCTCTGATTTTAGACAAAGCAGTCCAAATGGCAAGTGTCCAAGGTTTGGAAGGGCTTACCATTGGATCTCTTGCCGATGAATTAGGGATGTCTAAAAGTGGTCTCTTTGCAAAATTCGCATCCAAAGAAAACCTTCAAATCGAAGTCCTTCGGGTTGGAAGTGAACTCTTTCGAAGGAATGTTGTGTATCCGGCTCTCAAAACCAAACCGGGACTCGCTAGGCTCAAAATGGCATTCCAAATGTGGTTGTCTTGGGCAAACACAGAAAGTCTCCCTGGTGGTTGTTTGTTTTTGGCATCCAGTTCGGAGTTTGACGATCGTCCAGGAGTTGTCAGGGACCATTTGAAAAAAACCCAACTCTCCTGGCAAAATACATTAAAACAATTTGTCCAGGATGCGAAAGACTGTTTAGAGTTAGATGCCAATACAAATGTCGATAAAATGGTGCAAGAGATTTGGGGGCTTATTTTAGGTTTTCATTTTTACAATCGACTATTAGAAGATAAAAACTCTGAAAAAAGAACCAAACAAAGTTTTAACGAATTAATCAAACGGCATAAATACGATTTTTGA
- a CDS encoding dihydrofolate reductase family protein produces the protein MRKLIMWNVITLDGYFEGQTNWDLSFHGLVWGKELEEFSLRQLKSADYLVFGATTYKGMAVYWTKAPEDEGEVAKYMNQIPKLACSTTLKNADWNNTTIVKDAVGEVSKLKQEGNGDLYVFGSGILSASFMKAGLFDEYRLCIAPVFLGKGRRLFLEGIPNQELTLIESKPLSTGGALLTYLPQEKK, from the coding sequence ATGAGAAAATTAATCATGTGGAATGTGATCACTTTGGATGGATACTTTGAAGGCCAAACAAACTGGGACTTAAGTTTTCATGGACTTGTCTGGGGTAAAGAACTGGAAGAGTTCAGTCTGAGACAACTTAAATCTGCCGACTATTTGGTATTTGGTGCTACAACTTACAAAGGTATGGCTGTTTATTGGACCAAAGCACCAGAGGATGAGGGGGAAGTCGCGAAGTACATGAATCAAATTCCAAAACTTGCCTGTTCTACCACTCTCAAAAACGCCGACTGGAACAATACCACCATTGTAAAAGATGCAGTCGGTGAAGTTTCTAAATTGAAACAGGAAGGGAATGGAGATTTGTATGTGTTTGGAAGTGGGATCCTTTCAGCTTCGTTCATGAAGGCAGGTTTATTTGATGAATACCGTCTCTGTATAGCTCCTGTTTTTTTGGGAAAAGGAAGGCGATTGTTTTTAGAAGGAATTCCAAACCAAGAGTTAACACTCATCGAATCAAAACCCCTTTCGACAGGTGGTGCACTCCTAACCTATCTACCTCAAGAAAAAAAGTAA
- the yiaA gene encoding inner membrane protein YiaA, with protein MIAQPQKPSAAFIGASWLSLLIGMFTFIIGIWNSDMMLNEKGFYITILMYGLFSAVSLQKTVRDQLEGLFVTNIYIGLCWFSVALTLLLLFIGLWNATLNLSEKGFFGISFVLSLFAAVAVQKNVRDLRMAEGDIKPELSPKKPN; from the coding sequence ATGATCGCACAACCGCAAAAACCCTCAGCAGCATTCATTGGAGCTTCTTGGTTATCTCTTCTCATCGGAATGTTCACTTTCATCATTGGAATTTGGAATTCGGATATGATGTTAAACGAAAAAGGATTTTACATCACCATCTTAATGTATGGATTGTTTTCAGCCGTTTCCTTACAAAAAACAGTAAGGGACCAATTAGAAGGACTATTTGTCACAAACATCTACATCGGTCTTTGTTGGTTTTCAGTCGCCTTAACCTTGTTATTGTTATTCATAGGGTTATGGAATGCCACTTTAAACTTGAGTGAAAAAGGATTCTTTGGAATTTCATTTGTTTTAAGTTTATTTGCAGCGGTTGCTGTCCAAAAAAATGTCCGTGATTTACGAATGGCAGAAGGAGATATCAAACCAGAATTATCTCCTAAAAAACCAAACTAA
- a CDS encoding GyrI-like domain-containing protein: MEFNIITLEKKWIIGKSVEMSLVANQTPDLWKSFLPNIQVIQNRTSQEFISASVYPLDYFQQFDPKCKFQKWAGVEVSAVTNVDGFNQLEIPSGLYSVFLYKGLPSEAGAFYQNLFMNWLPNSGYQLDNRPHFEVMGERYRNDDPSSEELVYIPIKPR, encoded by the coding sequence ATGGAATTTAACATCATCACATTGGAAAAAAAATGGATCATAGGAAAATCGGTGGAGATGTCATTGGTGGCAAATCAGACTCCCGATTTATGGAAATCGTTTTTACCAAATATCCAAGTCATACAAAATCGGACATCCCAGGAGTTTATATCAGCTTCAGTTTATCCGTTGGATTACTTTCAGCAATTTGATCCCAAATGCAAATTTCAAAAATGGGCGGGAGTGGAAGTGTCAGCTGTTACCAATGTCGATGGCTTCAACCAATTGGAGATTCCAAGTGGATTGTATAGTGTATTTCTCTACAAAGGATTGCCTAGTGAAGCAGGTGCTTTTTACCAGAATCTATTTATGAACTGGTTACCAAACTCAGGATACCAATTAGACAATCGTCCCCATTTTGAAGTGATGGGTGAACGGTATCGAAATGATGATCCAAGTTCTGAAGAGTTGGTATACATACCAATTAAACCGCGTTAA
- a CDS encoding DUF1554 domain-containing protein, whose product MRFLFFAFVFLCFQCSPSELNNPSDFKSDSFRESETILCLTGQTSACQLAIPVCTTCRFFSTSIAYNGNRGGIVGADAKCMSDSKKPTEPARAVFKAFLVDDVNRIACTTSNCSGGVSEHTDWILKPNTTYKRAVDGVTIVTTNGEGIFSTQPGDAEVSTVNNILTGFFASGWTTRSSGHCSRWSDDSVAITGHSSSNNLFTTGGGGCNISSVILCVEQ is encoded by the coding sequence ATGCGTTTTCTGTTCTTTGCATTCGTTTTCCTTTGTTTCCAATGCTCACCTTCTGAACTCAATAATCCAAGTGATTTTAAATCCGACTCTTTCCGTGAAAGCGAAACGATCCTTTGCCTCACAGGGCAAACCTCTGCTTGCCAATTGGCGATTCCAGTTTGTACCACTTGTCGGTTTTTTTCCACAAGCATCGCCTATAATGGGAACCGAGGGGGGATTGTGGGAGCGGATGCCAAATGTATGAGTGATTCGAAAAAACCTACGGAGCCAGCAAGAGCCGTTTTCAAAGCATTCCTTGTGGATGATGTGAACCGGATTGCTTGTACGACATCGAATTGTAGTGGTGGCGTATCAGAACATACGGATTGGATTTTAAAGCCAAATACAACTTATAAAAGGGCAGTGGATGGAGTTACCATAGTGACTACGAATGGTGAGGGAATCTTTTCTACCCAACCAGGTGATGCAGAAGTTTCAACTGTTAATAATATCTTAACTGGATTCTTTGCAAGTGGTTGGACCACTCGTTCCAGTGGGCACTGTAGTCGATGGTCAGATGATTCAGTCGCAATCACGGGTCATTCTTCGAGTAATAATTTGTTTACCACTGGTGGTGGAGGTTGCAATATTTCTTCCGTCATCCTGTGTGTGGAACAGTAA
- a CDS encoding SDR family NAD(P)-dependent oxidoreductase: protein MKVAIITGGSNGIGKATALELGKRGIGVILTYNTYKDRAEKVVNEIEKNKGVRAVALKLDLTKKETFEPFVSEVKNKLATIWNRSSFDYLVNNGGIGGPMLFTELTEEYFEQILNTNYKGPIFLSQKLVTLMEDNGAIVNTSSSSSSKAFVGYSIYGSLKAALSSWTRYLANELAPRKIRVNAVSPGPTHSNFGDGAFDKYPEFIKPLVDQTAFGRIGLPEDIGKVIVNILSDDFGWMTAQDIEVSGGHLL, encoded by the coding sequence ATGAAAGTAGCTATCATCACAGGTGGAAGCAATGGTATTGGGAAAGCAACGGCTCTGGAGTTAGGCAAACGAGGGATCGGTGTGATCCTCACTTACAATACTTACAAAGACCGGGCAGAAAAAGTTGTGAATGAAATCGAAAAGAATAAAGGGGTTCGTGCAGTCGCTCTGAAGTTGGATCTCACAAAAAAAGAAACGTTTGAACCTTTTGTCTCTGAAGTCAAAAACAAACTCGCTACAATTTGGAATCGATCAAGCTTTGATTACTTAGTGAATAACGGTGGAATTGGTGGTCCAATGCTTTTCACTGAATTAACGGAAGAGTATTTTGAACAAATTTTAAATACCAACTACAAAGGCCCAATCTTCTTATCACAAAAATTGGTAACTCTGATGGAAGATAATGGTGCCATCGTCAACACTTCCAGTTCCTCCAGTTCCAAAGCCTTTGTGGGTTATTCCATTTATGGATCCCTCAAAGCAGCGCTGTCTTCATGGACACGTTATCTTGCCAATGAGCTAGCACCTCGTAAAATTCGAGTGAATGCTGTTTCCCCTGGCCCAACTCATAGTAATTTTGGAGATGGAGCGTTTGATAAATACCCAGAATTCATCAAACCTTTGGTCGACCAAACTGCTTTTGGTCGTATTGGTTTACCAGAAGATATTGGTAAGGTGATCGTAAATATACTCTCTGATGACTTTGGATGGATGACAGCCCAAGACATTGAAGTGTCAGGAGGACATTTGTTATAA
- a CDS encoding AraC family transcriptional regulator has protein sequence MQKLVNEIAELCCSATTKPTLTGIPRVLMIQGEVPEHQLAAVYEPLVGLVVQGGKTISIGRQMVPMEGPSYFVIPTEMPATGSVRQAKNGRPYLSVALQLDQKVLLDLLKDTPNTVAFKNDTDEFSACPATPEFLEVWLRMLRLMKTPEHIAALAPAYEREILYHVLIGPEGWRLRQLFQSHQKGSSIHQSIQWVRQHFTHSFEIEDLANKACMGITTFHRQFKSITGLSPIQFQKQLRLLEARKLLTYSGYSVTDAALDVGYESTSQFNREYTRFFGASPARDTKRLKNDSNFH, from the coding sequence ATGCAAAAGTTGGTGAATGAGATCGCTGAATTATGTTGTAGTGCGACCACCAAACCTACATTAACGGGAATCCCACGTGTGTTAATGATCCAAGGTGAAGTTCCGGAACACCAACTTGCTGCTGTTTATGAACCTTTAGTTGGTCTTGTTGTCCAAGGTGGCAAAACGATTTCAATTGGCAGACAAATGGTTCCTATGGAAGGTCCATCTTATTTTGTGATCCCAACAGAAATGCCAGCCACTGGTTCTGTAAGACAGGCAAAGAATGGTCGTCCCTATTTATCTGTAGCACTCCAATTGGATCAAAAAGTGTTACTCGATTTGTTAAAAGATACACCAAACACAGTTGCTTTTAAAAATGATACGGATGAGTTTTCTGCCTGTCCGGCTACTCCAGAATTTTTGGAGGTTTGGTTACGAATGTTACGGTTGATGAAAACGCCAGAACACATTGCCGCATTAGCACCAGCTTATGAAAGGGAAATTTTATACCATGTATTGATTGGCCCAGAAGGATGGCGTCTTCGGCAATTGTTTCAATCCCACCAAAAAGGTTCGAGCATTCACCAATCGATCCAGTGGGTGAGACAACACTTTACTCATTCTTTTGAAATAGAGGATCTTGCAAACAAAGCTTGTATGGGAATCACTACGTTTCATCGACAATTCAAATCCATTACCGGACTTAGTCCCATCCAATTCCAAAAACAGCTAAGACTTCTCGAAGCACGCAAACTTCTAACTTATAGTGGTTATTCCGTCACCGATGCAGCGTTAGATGTTGGTTATGAAAGTACCTCACAATTCAACCGCGAATACACTCGGTTTTTTGGTGCCTCTCCTGCACGTGACACAAAAAGATTAAAAAATGATTCTAATTTCCATTGA
- a CDS encoding MliC family protein, whose protein sequence is MKTSYRFKFISKSSIVALICLISLHCKPEYEEIETVYEDQNNQKITAVYHNPFDDKGIFSVTLKFKHGNSVTLNQGMAASGVRYTDDKTLVWWTKSGEALLMEPDGKGDWEITNRYKEMTNDQNQ, encoded by the coding sequence TTGAAAACATCTTATCGATTCAAATTCATTTCTAAGAGTTCTATCGTAGCTTTGATTTGCCTAATCTCTCTTCATTGTAAACCTGAATACGAAGAAATTGAAACAGTGTATGAAGACCAAAACAATCAAAAAATAACAGCTGTGTATCACAATCCTTTCGATGACAAAGGTATCTTCTCTGTTACTCTAAAATTCAAACATGGGAATTCTGTTACTTTAAATCAAGGTATGGCCGCATCAGGAGTTCGTTACACCGATGACAAAACATTGGTTTGGTGGACAAAAAGTGGAGAAGCATTACTGATGGAGCCTGATGGCAAAGGCGACTGGGAGATAACCAATAGATACAAAGAAATGACCAATGATCAAAATCAATGA
- a CDS encoding LIC13341 family surface-exposed protein, producing the protein MNHSLRPFLFAVFALVCLESFVSCSQKEHPSELEIRLAVYGKEAGDPIRILGQKQINLDETPEMETLVLFQSGQSEVLSAFRKEGSSWTFLWKLEFFLKNLGPMYYDGKQNVWLPGSVSGKEKPLFAGDCFRRIVLAELPGDNFNSVFVEVMSEEPPLGLFSVPMGYRKGKKIWDGFQLKEHEELKRSKRVDFEYSAKEKSFRIFPTNPNYSQEFVFNGWEMIANLPMQPVPSFISLDVEPKFQIGKESLVTLQLKNRGNYVSLTYLSVSFPEVGSVRLVNETQGVRLYKKGDIVYNVVQNKKIPAEYPLLEVTKEGWANHFRYGIKFYYTPKSTDAPKILFRSTYKFYQEIISIPNQYSIAPYERDQQGFPSYILNQVTEK; encoded by the coding sequence ATGAATCATTCCCTTCGTCCCTTCCTTTTTGCCGTATTTGCCCTTGTATGCCTAGAATCCTTCGTTTCCTGTTCCCAAAAAGAACATCCTTCTGAACTCGAGATTCGGCTTGCGGTGTATGGCAAAGAAGCTGGGGATCCCATCCGCATCCTTGGTCAAAAACAAATCAATTTGGATGAAACTCCAGAAATGGAAACTTTGGTTCTCTTTCAATCCGGACAAAGCGAGGTTTTATCGGCATTTCGGAAAGAAGGATCTAGTTGGACGTTTTTATGGAAGTTGGAATTTTTTCTCAAAAATTTGGGGCCGATGTATTATGACGGCAAACAAAATGTTTGGCTTCCAGGATCTGTGTCAGGAAAAGAAAAACCGTTGTTTGCTGGCGATTGTTTCAGACGTATCGTTCTTGCTGAACTTCCTGGAGATAATTTTAATTCCGTGTTTGTTGAAGTAATGTCCGAAGAACCACCGTTAGGTTTGTTTTCGGTTCCTATGGGATATAGAAAAGGTAAAAAAATTTGGGACGGTTTCCAACTAAAAGAACATGAAGAATTAAAACGAAGTAAACGTGTAGATTTTGAATACAGCGCGAAGGAAAAATCGTTTCGAATCTTTCCAACCAATCCTAACTATTCGCAGGAATTTGTGTTCAATGGATGGGAAATGATTGCAAACCTACCAATGCAACCTGTGCCATCCTTTATCTCTTTAGATGTGGAACCAAAATTTCAAATTGGAAAAGAATCGCTTGTGACTTTGCAATTAAAGAATAGAGGGAATTATGTGAGTTTAACTTACCTTTCCGTGTCTTTCCCGGAAGTTGGTTCTGTTCGTTTGGTTAACGAAACACAAGGTGTCCGTCTTTATAAAAAAGGTGATATTGTTTACAATGTCGTTCAAAATAAAAAAATCCCGGCCGAATATCCATTACTGGAAGTAACAAAAGAAGGATGGGCCAATCATTTTCGTTATGGAATCAAATTTTATTACACACCAAAATCCACTGATGCTCCAAAAATTTTATTTCGTTCTACGTATAAATTTTACCAAGAAATTATTTCCATTCCCAATCAATATTCCATAGCACCGTATGAAAGAGACCAACAAGGATTTCCTTCGTATATTTTGAATCAAGTGACAGAAAAATGA
- a CDS encoding FFLEELY motif protein: MKQKLSEEILAARREIVRAQVERFHIYYYDFFHRAETIEMAKFFFETVYNLDGKEEWETLAFQTYDKVKNMLKEGTRESIERLMELNFITDDLDIQMAKLLLAKGWVYGNEINQDEYFELFCELDKRDVRKKQLEVVLFNLKKFYELAHKPVSAYIIKPAAMMSRLLGVYPLFKKVEQGYYATLPVHQSLFDEFYALVQEKEWNFLYNAFPTLKEES, from the coding sequence ATGAAACAAAAATTATCTGAAGAAATCCTCGCGGCCAGACGTGAAATTGTTCGCGCGCAAGTGGAACGATTTCATATATATTATTATGATTTTTTCCATCGGGCTGAAACCATTGAAATGGCGAAATTTTTCTTTGAAACTGTGTATAATTTGGATGGGAAAGAAGAATGGGAAACATTGGCATTTCAAACCTATGACAAAGTAAAAAATATGTTAAAAGAAGGAACTCGGGAAAGTATCGAACGTCTTATGGAATTGAATTTCATCACCGACGATTTAGATATCCAAATGGCAAAACTACTCTTGGCAAAAGGTTGGGTGTATGGAAACGAAATCAACCAAGATGAATATTTTGAATTATTTTGTGAATTGGACAAACGAGACGTACGGAAAAAACAGTTAGAAGTGGTTCTCTTTAATTTAAAAAAGTTTTATGAATTGGCACATAAACCAGTGAGTGCCTATATCATCAAACCGGCAGCGATGATGTCAAGGTTACTTGGAGTGTATCCACTCTTTAAAAAAGTGGAACAAGGTTATTATGCCACGTTACCTGTTCACCAATCTTTGTTTGATGAATTTTATGCTTTGGTGCAAGAGAAAGAGTGGAATTTTTTATATAACGCATTTCCCACTTTAAAAGAGGAATCATGA
- a CDS encoding flagellar motor protein MotB produces MRKRSRFVSREEEHVESHDRWLLTYADMITLLLGLFIILYAVSKVDSKRLNEVAKDIKRGFGLNVSSIGVILDGGSGILEDDTMIPKSEVFRLWERIGFALKALKEKTKLKLGLAETEELKLTFAGSDLASDDVLKTDPDLKFAFEQLAILSKGMEIDIVVRVHIPYESQIDKSKFQNSWDYHSNRASILAEKLVNDYGIPKEQVSVQGYAMFQKSKTSDTPEKKANEERIEILIRKKETKE; encoded by the coding sequence ATGAGAAAACGATCACGTTTTGTTTCCAGAGAAGAAGAACATGTAGAATCACATGATCGTTGGTTACTCACTTATGCCGATATGATCACGCTTTTGTTGGGGTTATTTATCATTCTGTATGCAGTGAGCAAAGTAGACTCCAAACGATTGAATGAAGTGGCAAAAGATATCAAAAGAGGTTTTGGGTTGAATGTAAGTTCCATTGGAGTGATTCTTGATGGAGGTTCTGGGATTTTAGAAGATGATACGATGATACCGAAATCGGAAGTATTTCGACTTTGGGAACGAATTGGTTTTGCACTCAAGGCATTAAAAGAAAAGACAAAGTTAAAACTTGGTCTTGCCGAAACAGAAGAATTGAAATTAACCTTCGCAGGTTCCGATTTAGCCTCAGATGATGTATTAAAAACCGATCCGGATCTAAAATTCGCATTTGAACAATTGGCAATCTTATCCAAAGGAATGGAGATTGATATCGTAGTGCGTGTTCATATCCCCTATGAATCACAAATCGACAAATCGAAATTTCAAAACTCATGGGATTACCATTCGAACCGTGCCTCAATCCTTGCGGAGAAATTAGTAAACGATTACGGAATTCCAAAAGAACAAGTATCTGTGCAAGGTTATGCGATGTTTCAAAAATCAAAAACTTCAGATACACCAGAAAAAAAAGCGAATGAAGAACGAATTGAAATTCTGATACGGAAAAAAGAGACGAAAGAATGA